Proteins from a genomic interval of Lemur catta isolate mLemCat1 chromosome 17, mLemCat1.pri, whole genome shotgun sequence:
- the LOC123622316 gene encoding LOW QUALITY PROTEIN: phosphatidylinositide phosphatase SAC2-like (The sequence of the model RefSeq protein was modified relative to this genomic sequence to represent the inferred CDS: inserted 3 bases in 2 codons; substituted 1 base at 1 genomic stop codon) has translation MCRDVIFMTWLKQQFSDLIDATHRDVDVLLLLSTSAYYVAYDDDEVDKVNQYQRLSLEDLEKIEIGPEPTFFGKPKFSCTRLHYRYKEASGHFHTLRAVMRNPEEDGKGTLQCLAEMLQITKQAMGLEVPIIEKKLGRKSSKPHEDIIGIRSQNQGSLAQGKKFLMSKFSSLNQKVKQTKSNVNIVNLQKLGNFTKPEMKVNFLKPNLKVNLWKSDNSLETMENTGVMDNKVQAESDGDVSLDNDSYHSDEFLTNSKSDEDRQLVNXLRSVGPIDYVLPSCGIIASAPRLGGRSQSISSNAISIHAPSEITVVHGSGLGKGQESPLTKSPSADNIHILISFAKPVDIYCHRFVQDAQNKMTQLXESRSVSXQASEEGNQMTNQVSNEETQSESTQQTPSRPSQLDVSFSATGPQFLSVEPVHSVISQKTPSSSSSMLELETRLHVTTPSESSSRAVSPFAKIRSSMVQVANITQAGLTQGINFAVAKVQKSPAEPEMVNEVQQNELKNMFTQCQTRIIQI, from the exons ATGTGTCGTGACGTAATTTTTATGACTTGGCTCAAGCAACAATTTTCAGACCTCATTGATGCTACTCACAGAGATGTGGATGTGCTGTTACTGCTTTCTACCTCTGCCTACTACGTGGCCTATGATGATGATGAAGTTGATAAAGTAAACCAATATCAACGACTAAGTCTAGAGGacctggaaaaaatagaaataggtcCTGAACCCACTTTTTTTGGTAAGCCAAAGTTCTCCTGCACGCGATTGCATTACAGATACAAAGAAGCAAGTGGTCATTTCCACACACTGAGAGCTGTGATGCGAAATCCAGAAGAGGATGGAAAAGGTACCCTTCAGTGCCTTGCAGAGATGCTGCAGATCACCAAGCAAGCCATGGGATTGGAGGTACCTATAATTGAGAAAAAACTTGGGAGGAAGAGCAGTAAACCTCACGAAGACATCATTGGTATCAGATCTCAAAACCAAGGCTCTTTGgcccagggaaaaaaatttttaatgagcaAATTTTCATCTCTAAATCAAAAAGTgaagcaaaccaaatccaatgtAAATATTGTCAACCTACAAAAGCTAGGAAACTTCACAAAACCTGAAATGAAAGTTAACTTTCTAAAACCAAACTTAAAAGTAAATCTTTGGAAATCAGACAATAGTCTTGAAACCATGGAAAACACAGGAGTGATGGACAATAAGGTCCAGGCAGAGTCTGATGGGGACGTATCTTTAGATAATGACTCATACCACTCTGATGAATTCCTTACCAATTCCAAGTCTGATGAAGACAGGCAGCTAGTTA TCTTAAGAAGCGTAGGGCCGATAGATTACGTTCTTCCTAGCTGTGGTATTATTGCTTCAGCACCTCGATTAGGTGGTCGATCCCAGTCTATTAGCAGCAATGCTATTAGCATCCATGCTCCTTCAGAGATTACTGTTGTTCATGGGAGTGGGCTTGGAAAAGGCCAGGAGTCTCCTTTGACAAAAAGTCCTTCCGCTGACAACATACACATATTGATTAGCTTTGCCAAGCCTGTGGATATTTACTGCCACAGATTTGTGCAAGATGCACAAAACAAAATGACCCAGCT TGAGTCCAGATCTGTGTCTTAGCAGGCTAGTGAGGAAGGGAATCAAATGACCAATCAGGTTTCCAATGAAGAAACACAATCTGAATCAACACAACAGACACCTTCCCGACCATCTCAATTAGATGTGTCTTTTTCTGCAACAGGTCCACAGTTTTTGTCAGTTGAACCAGTACATTCAGTCATATCTCAAAAGACCCCCAGCTCCAGTTCCAGTATGCTTGAACTTGAGACAAGGCTTCATGTAACAACTCCTTCAGAGAGCAGTAGCAGAGCAGTCTCTCCTTTTGCAAAGATTCGAAGTTCCATGGTCCAGGTTGCTAATATTACCCAAGCTGGATTAACCCAGGGGATAAACTTTGCAGTGGCAAAAGTTCAAAAGAGTCCTGCAGAACCTGAAATGGTTAATGAAGTCCAGcaaaatgaacttaaaaatatgtttacacaATGCCAGACACGTATAATTCAGATTTAG